A part of Vulcanisaeta moutnovskia 768-28 genomic DNA contains:
- a CDS encoding DUF1634 domain-containing protein, giving the protein MPRWDMDYIIGLTLRYGVIISIALILIGIALFQVKGEALGCNEQLIMNSRSPINTTVIPPMYALSRLPNLDALSFIILGLMVLIVTPVLRVALGIASFAMERDWLYVFITVVVFINLMLAIFVLPSIMHLHANAQLLKLLCPSS; this is encoded by the coding sequence ATGCCTAGGTGGGATATGGATTACATTATTGGGCTAACCCTTAGGTACGGCGTGATCATCAGCATAGCCCTAATACTAATTGGTATTGCCCTGTTCCAAGTCAAGGGCGAAGCCCTTGGATGTAATGAACAGCTTATCATGAACTCGAGATCCCCAATAAACACAACCGTAATACCACCAATGTACGCACTATCCAGGTTACCCAACCTGGACGCACTCTCATTTATTATACTTGGGCTCATGGTCCTCATAGTGACCCCAGTACTCAGGGTTGCCCTTGGTATTGCATCATTCGCCATGGAGAGGGATTGGCTCTATGTATTTATAACCGTGGTGGTTTTCATAAACCTCATGCTCGCAATATTCGTACTACCATCAATAATGCACCTACATGCGAATGCACAATTACTCAAACTGCTCTGTCCATCCTCATAA